Proteins encoded in a region of the Uloborus diversus isolate 005 chromosome 1, Udiv.v.3.1, whole genome shotgun sequence genome:
- the LOC129231430 gene encoding lymphocyte-specific helicase-like — translation MDSSTSIDACPAGDNPKDSLEQTESSNESKLLPNNVITEEMIKEEERLEKNAIKEEEEMKQKMLQEEKEMMEEQCYKRLKLLLGRSSIYAQFMADKLNRKNAKLKKKSKRNDPDNSGKRKKTIDSPVKTRRKRMRVDVVDLFEKEKTNLENVDNSPSLDKPKGSNQLQPDLFCGGTMRSYQMEGYEWLKVLYENGVNGILGDEMGLGKTIQCIAFIAHLIEMGVSGPFFVCGPLSTVPNWCAEFKRFAPDIPVVLYHGHRDVRHSLCSKIRKKYPVGNKFSYPVIVTSFQISLIDRKKLYAFDWKLLIIDEAHRIKNYQCRLVKELKLFNATHRLLLTGTPLQNNLSELWSLLNFILPEIFDDLQIFESWFDVTRLTASGAAQEIVAKEQERQIVSTIHQILTPFFLRRTKDDVELELPKKKEVIVHAPLTALQREYYTAVLNKTIEEVARASKKEDSEIVVGKRKRNSNLNYRELNETDFKTTSSATTSWSETYNNSSSLRKDGFSEIYINTRNSQMILRKICCHPYLLSYPLTNSLEYKVDIELVKNSGKFLVLDVMLPALKERGHKVILFSQFTSLIAILEDYCSFRNYPYNLLTGSMSLEERDLNITDFNTNPDSFLFLVSTRAGGLGINLTSADTVIVFDSDWNPQADLQAQDRCHRIGQTKPVVVYRLIVPSTIDERILDRATAKRKLEKAIIQKGRFKSINSLNAQDEKKLSKEELLELLEAADVDGFVKTDESSVISPKQLEELLDRSDMM, via the coding sequence ATGGATAGCAGTACATCTATTGATGCTTGTCCGGCAGGTGACAATCCAAAGGACTCTTTAGAACAAACTGAGAGTTCCAATGAAAGTAAGTTATTGCCAAATAATGTTATTACCGAAGAAATGATCAAAGAAGAAGAACGTTTAGAGAAAAATGCTAtcaaagaagaagaagaaatgaaacAGAAGATGCTACAAGAAGAGAAAGAAATGATGGAAGAACAATGTTATAAACGTTTAAAACTTTTACTTGGTCGGAGCAGTATTTATGCCCAGTTTATGGCTGACAAGTTGAACCGGAAGAatgctaaattgaaaaaaaagagcaagagAAATGACCCTGATAATTctgggaaaagaaagaaaacaatcgATTCTCCCGTTAAAACCCGAAGAAAAAGAATGCGTGTTGATGTGGttgatttatttgaaaaagaaaagacaaaCCTGGAAAACGTTGACAATTCCCCATCATTGGATAAGCCAAAGGGCTCAAATCAACTGCAACCAGATTTGTTTTGTGGTGGAACAATGCGTTCCTATCAGATGGAAGGTTATGAGTGGTTAAAAGTTTTGTATGAAAATGGAGTGAATGGTATATTAGGTGATGAAATGGGTTTAGGGAAAACTATTCAATGCATTGCATTCATAGCTCATTTGATTGAAATGGGAGTTTCAGGACCATTTTTTGTTTGTGGACCATTATCAACAGTTCCCAACTGGTGTGCAGAATTTAAGCGATTTGCTCCTGATATTCCTGTTGTACTTTATCATGGACATAGAGATGTAAGGCACAGTTTATGTAGTAAGATTCGTAAAAAATATCCAGTCGGGAATAAATTTAGCTATCCTGTCATTGTTACATCTTTTCAAATTTCACTTATTGATCGTAAAAAACTGTATGCTTTTGATTGGAAGCTTCTGATTATAGATGAAGCTCACAGAATAAAAAATTATCAGTGCAGGCTTGTCAAGGAATTGAAATTGTTCAATGCTACCCATCGTTTGCTACTGACAGGAACACCTTTGCAAAATAATTTAAGTGAACTTTGGTCTCTTCTTAATTTTATATTACCTGAAATTTTTGATGATCTTCAAATTTTTGAATCTTGGTTTGATGTCACTCGTCTTACAGCATCCGGAGCTGCTCAAGAAATAGTTGCTAAGGAGCAAGAACGACAGATTGTGTCAACTATACATCAGATATTGACCCCATTTTTTTTGAGGCGTACCAAAGATGATGTAGAGCTAGAATTGCCTAAAAAGAAAGAAGTTATTGTGCATGCTCCACTCACTGCTTTACAGCGAGAGTATTACACGGCAGTACTGAATAAAACAATTGAAGAAGTTGCGAGAGCTTCCAAAAAAGAAGATTCGGAAATAGTTGTAGGGAAACGAAAAcgcaattcaaatttaaattatcgTGAATTAAATGAAACAGACTTTAAAACTACTTCTTCAGCAACAACAAGTTGGAGCGAAACATATAACAATAGCTCCTCCTTGAGAAAAGATGGTTTTTCAGAGATATATATTAATACAAGAAACTCGCAaatgattttgagaaaaatatgctGTCATCCATATTTACTCTCTTATCCTCTAACAAACTCTTTGGAATATAAAGTTGATATTGAATTGgtaaaaaatagtggaaaatttttagttttggatgTCATGCTACCTGCTCTCAAGGAAAGAGGGCACAAAGTTATATTATTTTCTCAGTTTACATCTTTAATAGCAATTTTAGAGGACTACTGCTCGTTCCGTAACTACCCTTACAACTTATTAACAGGCTCTATGTCTCTGGAAGAAAGAGACTTGAACATCACTGATTTTAATACAAATCCAGACTCTTTCCTGTTTTTAGTCAGTACCAGAGCTGGTGGTTTAGGCATCAATCTTACTTCAGCCGACACCGTCATTGTGTTTGATTCTGACTGGAACCCTCAGGCTGATCTTCAAGCGCAGGACAGATGCCACAGAATTGGACAAACCAAACCTGTTGTTGTATACAGGTTAATAGTGCCTAGCACTATTGATGAAAGAATTTTGGACAGGGCTACTGCAAAGCGTAAACTTGAGAAAGCCATCATACAAAAGGGGCGTTTCAAGTCTATAAACTCTCTGAATGctcaagatgaaaaaaaattaagcaaagaGGAGTTGTTGGAATTGCTGGAAGCTGCTGATGTGGATGGTTTTGTTAAAACTGATGAAAGCAGCGTAATTTCTCCTAAACAGCTAGAAGAACTTTTAGATAGGAGTGACATGATGTAG